One Tolypothrix bouteillei VB521301 DNA window includes the following coding sequences:
- a CDS encoding LysR family transcriptional regulator has translation MNKINDCNLKISQLRALVAVGERKSFSEAALELGLSQSTVSYAIATLEEELGVVLVLRGRHGATLTPIGEEIFEEARQILHLLGNVMEKAEREKGLQSGQVRVACVRSIATHILPKVIARFREKYPTMGVVITEFDRYVEVEQALQQGQAEVGFTLLPTGKEFEAWELFRDEFVVLLSPGMLASDEPLSWEQVAEYSMVVNLRSPQHNKFIQEHFLRFGQTLKVSHKVREDSTVLSMVKQGLGATVMARLTAEPIPEEIQVRSLPVPLERIIGVIILADAILPKRVFAFLDVLKQVWDRKKLTADERR, from the coding sequence ATGAACAAAATCAACGACTGTAATCTTAAAATCTCTCAGCTACGTGCTCTAGTGGCTGTTGGAGAGCGCAAGAGTTTTAGCGAAGCGGCTTTGGAGTTGGGTTTATCTCAATCAACGGTGAGTTATGCGATCGCGACTTTAGAAGAAGAATTAGGAGTTGTTCTCGTGTTGCGAGGTCGTCACGGTGCGACATTAACCCCGATTGGAGAAGAAATTTTTGAGGAAGCCCGACAAATTTTGCATTTGTTAGGGAACGTTATGGAAAAAGCCGAACGAGAAAAAGGATTGCAAAGCGGACAGGTACGGGTCGCTTGCGTTCGGAGTATCGCAACCCATATACTACCAAAAGTCATCGCTCGTTTTCGCGAGAAGTATCCCACCATGGGCGTTGTCATTACCGAATTTGACAGGTATGTAGAAGTAGAACAAGCATTACAACAAGGTCAAGCAGAAGTCGGTTTTACTTTGCTTCCCACAGGAAAAGAGTTTGAGGCTTGGGAATTATTTCGAGACGAGTTTGTTGTACTGCTGTCACCAGGAATGCTTGCGTCTGATGAACCTCTCAGTTGGGAACAAGTAGCAGAGTACTCAATGGTTGTCAATCTGCGGAGTCCACAGCATAACAAATTCATCCAAGAGCATTTCTTACGATTTGGTCAAACGTTGAAAGTTAGCCATAAAGTCAGGGAAGATTCAACAGTGCTCAGCATGGTGAAGCAGGGATTGGGCGCGACTGTGATGGCTCGACTCACCGCCGAACCCATACCAGAAGAGATACAGGTTAGGAGTTTACCAGTTCCTCTCGAGCGAATTATTGGAGTGATTATTCTAGCCGATGCCATATTACCAAAACGAGTCTTTGCTTTTTTAGATGTTCTCAAACAGGTATGGGATAGAAAAAAATTAACCGCAGATGAACGCAGATAA
- a CDS encoding Na+/H+ antiporter NhaC family protein, with protein MSSLFSLTLCFVILLFSVTKGFFVAYSLGLSLVILLVTFTYRGFPFSSLLKMGYNSSQKAFSIITILLLIGVVTSIWMASGTIPALVYYGTQFINPQYFVLSAFLLTCMISVLLGTSFGTVSTVGVALMIMAKGGNINPHIIAGAIIAGGYFGDRCSPMSSSAHLIASLTKTNLYRNLAYLMTTGWFPLVASILVYFFLSLGNPIQARSQNLLAEIPHFFDINLLVLCPAIIVFFLCLLKIEVKVTLAISIAIAFFLGIFFQNYSWLQMLQFIVFGFRLDSQAQLTDALTGGGILSMLRVSVVVVISTFLVGIIVGTKTLASVEKIFRRISSKSGLFLSTAAVGLVSAAFGCTQTLAILMTYQLMKEKYERENASHYQLAIDIENTAVVLAPLVPWNIAGLVPATVLMTDSGFIPYAVYLYFIPVFNWIGFKLVESRMQRKFE; from the coding sequence ATGTCTTCATTATTTTCTCTCACGCTCTGCTTTGTTATTTTGTTGTTTAGCGTGACTAAAGGATTCTTTGTTGCTTATTCTCTCGGTCTATCTTTAGTCATACTGCTGGTTACTTTTACTTACCGGGGCTTCCCTTTCTCAAGCCTGTTAAAAATGGGTTATAACAGCAGTCAAAAAGCTTTTTCCATTATCACAATTTTATTACTTATAGGAGTGGTCACATCAATTTGGATGGCGTCTGGAACCATTCCAGCCTTGGTTTATTATGGGACTCAATTCATCAATCCTCAATACTTTGTTCTTTCAGCCTTTCTTCTTACCTGCATGATTTCTGTACTTCTGGGAACTTCCTTTGGAACTGTCAGCACTGTAGGTGTCGCACTCATGATTATGGCGAAAGGAGGAAACATCAATCCTCACATAATTGCTGGAGCTATTATTGCGGGAGGCTATTTTGGCGACAGATGTTCTCCCATGTCTTCTAGCGCTCATTTGATTGCTAGTCTTACCAAAACTAACCTATACAGAAACCTTGCATATCTAATGACAACTGGTTGGTTTCCATTAGTCGCTTCTATTCTAGTTTACTTTTTTCTTTCGCTTGGCAATCCCATTCAAGCTAGAAGTCAAAACTTACTGGCAGAAATTCCACATTTTTTTGACATCAACTTGCTAGTATTATGTCCTGCTATTATCGTTTTCTTCCTTTGTCTATTGAAAATAGAGGTGAAAGTTACGCTAGCAATTAGTATTGCGATCGCCTTCTTTTTAGGAATCTTTTTCCAAAATTATTCCTGGCTGCAAATGTTGCAATTTATTGTCTTTGGATTTCGTTTAGATTCACAAGCTCAATTAACTGACGCTCTCACTGGGGGTGGAATTCTATCAATGCTGAGAGTTTCAGTCGTTGTTGTGATTTCTACATTTCTTGTAGGAATTATCGTGGGAACAAAAACTCTAGCATCTGTAGAAAAAATCTTTAGAAGAATTTCTTCCAAAAGTGGTTTATTTTTGAGCACTGCTGCAGTTGGTTTGGTATCTGCTGCTTTTGGTTGTACTCAAACACTTGCTATTCTCATGACCTATCAACTTATGAAAGAAAAATACGAGCGGGAAAACGCGAGCCATTACCAACTGGCGATCGACATTGAGAATACTGCTGTTGTACTTGCGCCTCTTGTTCCTTGGAACATTGCTGGATTAGTTCCTGCGACTGTTTTAATGACTGATTCGGGATTTATTCCTTATGCGGTTTATTTGTATTTTATTCCAGTTTTTAATTGGATTGGGTTTAAGTTAGTTGAGTCGAGGATGCAACGTAAGTTTGAATAG
- a CDS encoding GNAT family N-acetyltransferase encodes MNEEKLLIRQATKDDISIVMELILLKAEFDGCLAALEATPQKLEDTIFCQNPLAFVLLAEIDENAIGFASYHRIYSTFLAKPGIWLDDLYIKAEYRHCGVGTALINHLCRIAQHIGGARIDWIVKVNNVPAVKFYEKMGAKIIQQVRLCRLEREVIRDKG; translated from the coding sequence ATGAATGAGGAAAAGCTTTTAATCAGACAAGCTACGAAAGATGATATCTCAATTGTTATGGAGCTTATTTTACTGAAAGCTGAGTTTGATGGATGTCTCGCTGCTTTAGAAGCAACGCCTCAAAAACTAGAAGATACAATTTTTTGTCAGAATCCTCTTGCTTTTGTTTTGTTGGCTGAGATTGATGAAAATGCAATTGGATTTGCAAGCTATCATCGCATATACTCTACTTTTCTTGCTAAACCAGGAATTTGGTTGGACGATTTATACATTAAAGCTGAGTACCGCCATTGTGGAGTTGGGACAGCTTTGATAAATCATTTGTGTCGAATAGCTCAACATATAGGTGGTGCAAGAATTGATTGGATAGTTAAAGTCAATAATGTACCAGCAGTCAAGTTTTACGAAAAAATGGGGGCAAAAATTATTCAACAGGTTAGATTGTGTCGTCTGGAAAGAGAAGTGATAAGGGATAAAGGCTGA
- the asnS gene encoding asparagine--tRNA ligase yields MVSPRIAEILRNGQPDESLVVQGWVRTKRELKGFAFIEVNDGSSLASLQVVINEDLPGYDSILKQLNTGASVEVAGVLVASQGKGQRVELKANKVTVYGEADPDTYPLQKKRHSFEFLRTIGHLRSRTNSFGAVFRVRNACATAIHQFFQERGFLWVHTPIITANDCEGAGELFSVTSLDLKDVPRKDTKAVDYSKDFFGKPTYLTVSGQLEAEVMATAFTNVYTFGPTFRAENSNTSRHLAEFWMVEPEMAFCDLKGDMDLAEAFLKHIFKYVMENCAEDMEFFNQRIDNTVIATADNIINNEFERVTYTEAIKLLEKADVKFEYPVSWGLDLQSEHERYLAEQLFKKPTIVTNYPVQIKAFYMRLDDDEKTVAAMDIVAPKIGEIIGGSQREERLEILERRILAQGMKPEDLWWYLDLRRFGTVPHAGFGLGFERLVQFMTGMGNIRDVIPFPRTPESAEF; encoded by the coding sequence ATGGTAAGTCCACGGATTGCAGAAATATTGCGAAATGGTCAACCTGATGAGTCTTTGGTAGTTCAAGGCTGGGTTCGTACAAAACGGGAATTAAAAGGTTTTGCTTTTATTGAAGTGAATGACGGCTCATCCTTGGCTAGTTTGCAAGTCGTAATCAATGAAGATTTGCCAGGATATGACAGTATTTTGAAACAGCTAAACACAGGTGCGTCAGTAGAAGTTGCAGGCGTGTTGGTTGCTTCCCAAGGAAAAGGTCAGCGTGTAGAGTTAAAAGCTAATAAGGTAACAGTATACGGAGAAGCCGATCCCGATACATATCCCCTGCAAAAGAAACGACATTCCTTTGAGTTTCTCAGAACCATCGGACACTTGCGATCGCGAACCAATTCCTTTGGTGCAGTTTTCCGAGTTAGGAATGCATGCGCTACAGCCATTCATCAATTCTTCCAAGAACGCGGTTTTTTGTGGGTACACACACCCATCATCACCGCCAATGATTGTGAAGGTGCGGGTGAACTGTTCAGCGTCACCAGTTTAGATTTAAAAGATGTGCCTCGCAAGGATACCAAAGCTGTAGATTACAGTAAAGACTTTTTTGGTAAACCAACGTACTTAACAGTCAGCGGACAGCTAGAAGCCGAAGTTATGGCGACAGCATTTACCAACGTTTATACATTCGGACCTACCTTTCGTGCAGAAAATTCTAACACCTCCCGTCACCTTGCAGAATTTTGGATGGTAGAACCAGAGATGGCATTTTGCGATCTTAAAGGGGATATGGATTTAGCAGAAGCATTTCTCAAGCACATATTTAAATACGTGATGGAAAACTGCGCTGAAGATATGGAATTTTTTAACCAGCGCATTGATAACACTGTTATAGCAACAGCAGATAACATTATTAATAATGAATTTGAACGTGTAACTTATACAGAAGCCATCAAACTCTTAGAGAAAGCTGACGTCAAATTTGAATATCCAGTGAGTTGGGGTCTCGATTTACAATCAGAACACGAGCGTTACCTTGCAGAACAGCTGTTCAAAAAGCCCACTATCGTCACAAATTATCCGGTACAAATCAAAGCTTTCTACATGCGCTTGGACGATGATGAAAAAACCGTAGCCGCAATGGACATTGTTGCGCCCAAAATTGGTGAAATCATTGGTGGTTCCCAACGGGAAGAACGTTTGGAGATTTTAGAACGTCGCATACTTGCTCAAGGGATGAAACCAGAGGATTTGTGGTGGTATCTGGATTTGCGCCGCTTTGGTACGGTTCCACACGCAGGTTTTGGGCTTGGTTTTGAAAGACTCGTGCAATTTATGACGGGTATGGGCAATATCAGAGATGTTATCCCCTTCCCACGCACACCTGAAAGCGCTGAATTTTAG
- a CDS encoding DUF6439 family protein — protein MSQSTQIPKTNELSQFSTLELAQALMERLSISPNDWHRLKSNRKVRAGEQAAAALVFLLKDNPEEALQKLQQASGWLDKSLSAPPCPTHGRQGE, from the coding sequence ATGTCTCAATCAACCCAGATCCCAAAAACTAACGAGCTGAGCCAGTTTAGCACTTTAGAATTAGCCCAAGCTCTTATGGAGAGGCTGAGTATTTCACCTAACGATTGGCACCGCCTTAAGTCTAACCGCAAAGTTCGCGCCGGCGAACAAGCCGCCGCCGCTCTTGTTTTTCTCTTGAAAGACAACCCTGAAGAAGCTTTGCAAAAGCTCCAACAAGCAAGCGGTTGGTTGGATAAATCTCTTTCTGCTCCACCTTGTCCAACTCATGGAAGACAGGGTGAGTAG
- a CDS encoding ATP-binding protein has product MINISLRPTGRNWGTISFASTLYLCPILDLLLAEIPSMLQAELRLGLQEALVNAAKHGNNLDPGKTVIVRFSLIDNQYWWIISDQGDGFMPVAPCYEDPTEYLPPDESENGRGLCILRQVFDQVEWNRKGTELRLCKQLEHKAKLSLRR; this is encoded by the coding sequence GTGATTAATATCTCGCTCCGTCCAACAGGACGTAATTGGGGTACAATTAGTTTCGCCTCAACGTTATATCTGTGTCCAATATTAGATTTATTATTGGCAGAAATTCCATCAATGTTACAAGCAGAATTGCGCCTTGGGCTTCAAGAAGCTCTTGTAAACGCAGCCAAGCACGGTAACAACCTAGATCCTGGAAAAACAGTTATAGTCAGGTTCTCCTTGATTGACAATCAATACTGGTGGATCATATCAGACCAAGGTGACGGTTTTATGCCTGTAGCTCCTTGTTATGAAGACCCCACAGAATATTTACCACCCGATGAATCAGAAAATGGTCGTGGTTTGTGTATTCTGCGTCAGGTGTTCGATCAAGTGGAGTGGAATAGAAAAGGCACAGAGTTAAGATTATGCAAACAATTAGAACATAAAGCTAAATTATCTTTGAGACGTTAA
- the rlmD gene encoding 23S rRNA (uracil(1939)-C(5))-methyltransferase RlmD, with amino-acid sequence MWKQGEFIEVEIVDLSDTGDGVGRWNDRVVFVPDTVPGDRVAVRLVYVKPSYARGQIQRLLKKSSHRVRPSCIVADKCGGCQWLHINYEYQIEAKRNQVIQGLQRIGSFAQPPVDPMLSGSQCLGYRNKVTYPVGLSRTGLVQAGYYQKSSHQLINLNQCPVQDPRFNPLLLEVKQDIQKQGWQIYNEHNHTGLIRHLGLRIGRHTGEMLLTLVVKDWNLPGIYDQAQEWLERYPQLVGVCTNRNSERTNAIFGEETRCIAGVSYLKEQFAGLEFHVRADTFFQIYTETAEALLQVIESELNLQGSEVILDAYCGIGTLTLPLAKKARQVVGLELQAEAVEQANLNAKLNGIENVTFHTGAVEELLPNTDISPDIVLLDPPRKGCDRSVMETLRQSKPKRIVYVSCKIATLARDLKLLCEDGLYTLTRVQPADFFPQTAHVEAAAFLTLSTLL; translated from the coding sequence ATGTGGAAACAAGGCGAATTTATTGAAGTAGAGATTGTGGATTTAAGCGATACTGGAGATGGTGTCGGACGTTGGAACGATCGCGTCGTTTTTGTACCGGATACAGTACCTGGCGATCGCGTTGCTGTCCGTCTGGTTTACGTCAAACCCAGTTACGCTCGCGGACAGATCCAACGGTTGCTCAAAAAATCATCCCATCGCGTTCGACCCAGTTGTATCGTCGCAGATAAGTGTGGAGGATGTCAGTGGCTGCATATCAATTACGAATATCAAATTGAAGCCAAGCGCAATCAGGTTATTCAAGGGTTGCAACGTATTGGCAGTTTTGCTCAACCACCAGTAGACCCAATGCTATCTGGTTCGCAATGCTTGGGCTATCGTAACAAAGTCACGTATCCCGTAGGATTATCTCGTACAGGACTGGTCCAAGCCGGTTACTACCAAAAAAGCAGCCATCAATTAATTAACTTAAATCAATGCCCCGTACAAGACCCTCGATTCAATCCCCTGCTATTGGAAGTTAAACAAGACATTCAAAAGCAAGGTTGGCAAATTTACAACGAGCACAATCATACAGGTTTAATACGCCATCTCGGTTTGCGTATTGGTCGCCATACAGGGGAAATGTTGCTGACTTTAGTTGTTAAAGATTGGAATTTACCGGGAATTTACGACCAAGCGCAAGAGTGGTTGGAGCGCTATCCTCAGTTGGTAGGAGTGTGTACAAACCGCAATTCAGAACGTACCAATGCTATTTTTGGCGAGGAAACCCGTTGTATTGCTGGTGTTTCTTACTTAAAAGAACAATTTGCGGGACTCGAATTTCACGTGCGAGCCGATACATTTTTCCAAATCTATACTGAAACAGCAGAAGCATTGTTGCAAGTCATTGAGTCAGAACTCAATTTACAAGGTTCGGAAGTCATATTGGACGCTTATTGTGGTATTGGAACGTTAACTCTACCTTTGGCAAAAAAAGCACGACAAGTTGTGGGGTTAGAACTTCAAGCAGAAGCAGTAGAACAGGCAAATTTAAACGCAAAACTTAACGGTATTGAAAATGTCACGTTTCATACTGGTGCAGTGGAAGAATTACTTCCCAACACGGATATCTCACCAGATATAGTTTTGCTCGACCCTCCACGCAAAGGATGCGATCGCTCTGTTATGGAAACCTTACGGCAATCGAAACCTAAGCGCATTGTATACGTCAGTTGTAAAATAGCCACCCTGGCTCGTGACCTCAAATTGCTTTGTGAGGATGGATTGTATACGCTTACACGAGTGCAACCTGCGGATTTCTTTCCACAGACAGCCCATGTAGAGGCAGCAGCGTTCCTCACGTTATCAACCTTGCTCTGA
- a CDS encoding allophycocyanin subunit alpha-B, translated as MTVVSQVILKADDELRYPSSGELKNIKDYLQTGAQRIRIVGILAENEKKIVQEATKQLWQKRPDFIAPGGNAYGERQRALCIRDFGWYLRLITYGVLAGDKEPIEKIGLIGVREMYNSLGVPVPGMVEAINCLKKASLDLLSADDAAEAAPYFDYIIQAMS; from the coding sequence ATGACTGTAGTAAGCCAAGTTATTCTCAAAGCTGATGACGAACTGCGTTACCCTAGCAGTGGCGAACTTAAGAATATCAAAGACTATTTGCAAACTGGCGCACAAAGGATTCGCATTGTCGGTATCCTAGCCGAAAATGAGAAAAAGATAGTTCAGGAAGCTACCAAGCAGCTTTGGCAAAAGCGTCCCGACTTTATTGCTCCAGGTGGCAATGCTTACGGAGAGCGCCAGCGTGCTCTATGTATCCGTGACTTTGGCTGGTACTTGCGCCTAATTACTTATGGTGTACTTGCTGGTGACAAAGAACCAATTGAAAAAATTGGTTTAATTGGTGTCAGAGAAATGTACAACTCTCTCGGCGTACCCGTACCCGGAATGGTAGAAGCTATCAACTGTTTGAAGAAAGCTTCTCTTGACTTACTCAGCGCAGATGATGCTGCAGAAGCCGCTCCCTACTTTGATTACATCATTCAAGCAATGTCTTAG
- the purL gene encoding phosphoribosylformylglycinamidine synthase subunit PurL, with protein sequence MTSISSAPFSPEEIADEGLKPEEYEEIVRRLGRHPNKAELGMFGVMWSEHCCYKNSRPLLKQFPTTGPRILVGPGENAGVVDLDNGLRLAFKIESHNHPSAIEPFQGAATGVGGILRDIFTMGARPIAVLNSLRFGSLEDAKTQRLFSGVVAGIAHYGNCVGVPTVGGEVYFDPAYSDNPLVNVMALGLMETPEIVKSGASGIGNPVLYVGSTTGRDGMGGASFASAELTEESMDDRPAVQVGDPFLEKSLIEACLEAFKTGSVVAAQDMGAAGITCSTSEMAAKGGVGIEFDLDKIPVRETGMVPYEYLLSESQERMLFVAHKGREQELIDIFHRWGLQAVVAGTVIAEPIVRILFHGEVAAEIPAQALAENTPLYHRELLAEPPEYAQKAWQWTPESLPPCTAVGIEIHGQFHSWSKILLALLDAPTVASKRWIYRQYDHQVQNNTVLLPGGADAAVVRLRPQEEEGGRERGKEGGSFPHSLTPSLSHSSNCQSAVAATVDCNPRYVYLDPYEGAKAVVAEAARNLSCVGAEPLAVTDNLNFGSPEKPVGYWQLAEACRGLAEGCRELATPVTGGNVSLYNETLDSQGKPQPIYPTPVVGMVGLIPDLTQICGQAWQAEGDVIYLLGLPVDVESKIELGGSEYLATVHSTVAGKPPRVDFELERQIQHVCREGIRRGWIRSAHDCAEGGLAVAVAECCIASQLGAEIKLPLSVNDRAGESSSFRWDEVLFGEGGARIVVSVALEQQETWETFLGGQVANHWQKLGKVGKSELGLRVLTTDNQTLVSVSINDVSDRYFNALERRLTIQNTSSS encoded by the coding sequence ATGACCAGCATCTCCTCTGCTCCTTTTTCTCCTGAAGAAATTGCTGATGAAGGTTTAAAGCCAGAAGAATACGAAGAAATTGTGCGACGATTGGGGCGTCATCCCAACAAAGCCGAACTTGGAATGTTTGGGGTGATGTGGTCTGAACATTGTTGCTACAAAAATTCTCGCCCTTTGCTCAAACAGTTTCCTACAACAGGACCCCGTATTCTTGTTGGACCTGGTGAAAATGCAGGTGTTGTCGATTTAGATAATGGTTTGCGACTTGCATTTAAGATTGAATCTCACAACCACCCCTCTGCTATCGAACCCTTTCAAGGAGCAGCAACAGGTGTCGGCGGTATTCTTCGCGATATATTTACAATGGGTGCGCGTCCCATTGCTGTCTTAAATTCTTTGCGCTTTGGTTCCTTAGAGGATGCTAAAACACAACGGCTTTTTAGTGGCGTGGTAGCTGGGATCGCTCACTATGGTAATTGCGTTGGAGTTCCTACGGTTGGTGGTGAAGTTTACTTCGATCCTGCTTACTCTGATAATCCTCTTGTAAACGTCATGGCATTGGGGCTAATGGAAACACCAGAAATTGTAAAATCTGGTGCATCAGGTATAGGGAACCCCGTACTATACGTAGGTTCTACTACCGGACGTGATGGGATGGGAGGTGCAAGTTTTGCAAGTGCAGAACTGACTGAAGAATCGATGGATGACCGTCCCGCAGTGCAAGTGGGAGATCCTTTTCTGGAAAAGTCGCTGATTGAGGCTTGTCTGGAGGCGTTTAAGACAGGATCTGTTGTGGCTGCACAGGATATGGGCGCTGCTGGTATCACCTGTTCTACCTCAGAAATGGCAGCCAAAGGTGGTGTAGGTATTGAGTTCGATCTAGATAAAATTCCTGTTCGGGAAACGGGAATGGTTCCCTACGAGTACTTGTTATCTGAATCGCAAGAACGGATGCTGTTTGTCGCTCATAAAGGACGCGAACAAGAGTTAATTGATATTTTCCACCGTTGGGGGTTGCAAGCAGTTGTTGCAGGAACAGTCATTGCCGAACCTATTGTCAGAATCTTATTTCATGGAGAAGTTGCTGCAGAAATTCCTGCCCAAGCTTTGGCAGAAAATACGCCACTGTATCATCGGGAATTGTTGGCAGAACCACCGGAATACGCGCAAAAAGCTTGGCAGTGGACACCTGAGTCTTTGCCTCCTTGTACTGCTGTGGGTATTGAGATTCACGGACAGTTTCACAGTTGGAGCAAGATTTTGCTCGCTTTACTAGATGCACCAACTGTTGCTTCCAAACGTTGGATCTACCGTCAATACGATCATCAAGTGCAGAACAACACAGTTTTGTTACCTGGTGGTGCTGATGCTGCTGTTGTACGGTTGCGCCCTCAAGAAGAGGAGGGAGGGAGAGAAAGAGGGAAGGAGGGAGGGAGTTTCCCTCACTCTCTCACTCCCTCACTCTCTCACTCCTCCAATTGCCAAAGCGCCGTAGCTGCTACGGTTGATTGCAATCCCCGTTATGTTTACCTCGATCCCTATGAAGGGGCTAAGGCGGTTGTGGCTGAGGCTGCACGCAATCTTAGCTGTGTCGGGGCAGAACCTTTGGCTGTGACTGATAATTTAAATTTTGGCAGCCCGGAAAAGCCTGTCGGTTACTGGCAATTAGCAGAAGCTTGTCGCGGCTTGGCTGAAGGTTGTCGGGAACTGGCAACTCCGGTGACTGGTGGTAATGTTTCTCTCTACAATGAAACTCTTGATTCTCAAGGAAAACCACAACCTATCTATCCCACTCCTGTTGTAGGTATGGTGGGTTTGATTCCCGATTTGACTCAAATTTGCGGTCAAGCTTGGCAAGCAGAAGGTGATGTTATTTATCTTTTGGGTTTACCTGTAGATGTAGAATCCAAAATTGAATTGGGTGGTTCTGAGTATTTAGCAACTGTCCACTCTACTGTGGCTGGTAAACCACCAAGAGTGGATTTTGAATTGGAACGTCAAATACAGCACGTTTGTCGCGAGGGTATTCGTCGGGGTTGGATTCGTTCGGCTCATGATTGTGCTGAAGGTGGATTGGCTGTTGCTGTTGCTGAATGTTGTATTGCCTCTCAACTCGGCGCGGAAATTAAGTTACCACTCTCTGTCAATGACCGTGCGGGCGAAAGTTCTTCTTTTCGTTGGGATGAAGTGCTTTTTGGTGAGGGTGGTGCGCGAATTGTAGTCTCTGTTGCATTAGAACAACAAGAAACCTGGGAGACTTTTTTAGGGGGACAAGTCGCTAATCACTGGCAAAAACTTGGCAAGGTTGGAAAATCCGAATTGGGTTTGCGGGTTTTAACAACTGATAACCAGACTTTAGTTAGCGTTAGCATAAATGATGTAAGCGATCGCTATTTCAACGCGCTTGAAAGGCGTTTAACCATCCAAAATACTTCCTCTAGTTAG
- the purF gene encoding amidophosphoribosyltransferase, translating into MIPNRSAHADNHPESLGNSMNNVENRPDKPEEACGVFGIYAPEQDVAKLAYFGLYALQHRGQESAGIATFEGERVHLYKDMGLVSQVFNESILQDLVGDLAVGHTRYSTTGSSRKVNAQPAVVETRLGSLALAHNGNLVNTGKLREELVNNNCNLVSTTDSEMIAFAIAEEVNAGKDWLEGAIRAFHRCQGAFSLVIGTPNGIMGVRDPNGIRPLVIGTIEGNPVRYVLASETCGLDIIGAEYLREVQPGEVVWINEEGLASFQWTPKPQRKLCIFEMIYFARPDSVMHNESLYSYRMRLGRRLAQESLVDADLVIGVPDSGIPAAIGYSQISGIPYAEGLIKNRYVGRTFIQPTQNMRESGIRMKLNPLKDVLYGKRVVIIDDSIVRGTTSRKLVKALRDAGALEVHMRISSPPVTHPCFYGIDTDSQDHLIAARMSVEEIAKQLEVDTLAYLTWDGMVEATREDPGSFCSACFTGKYPVPVPEPLKGSKLILEKTSV; encoded by the coding sequence ATGATCCCCAACCGTTCCGCCCACGCAGATAACCATCCAGAGTCGCTCGGTAACTCAATGAATAATGTAGAAAATCGCCCGGATAAACCAGAAGAGGCATGCGGTGTGTTTGGTATTTACGCACCAGAACAAGACGTTGCCAAACTAGCCTACTTTGGATTGTACGCTCTCCAGCACCGGGGTCAAGAATCAGCTGGGATTGCCACGTTTGAGGGTGAACGAGTTCATTTATATAAAGACATGGGATTGGTTTCTCAAGTCTTTAACGAGTCAATTTTGCAAGATTTGGTGGGTGACCTAGCAGTCGGTCACACTCGGTATTCAACAACGGGTTCGAGCCGCAAAGTCAATGCTCAGCCTGCTGTGGTTGAAACGCGTTTGGGTTCTCTGGCTCTAGCACACAATGGTAATTTAGTCAATACAGGAAAACTACGCGAAGAGTTGGTAAACAACAACTGCAACCTCGTGTCAACAACAGACTCAGAAATGATTGCTTTTGCGATCGCAGAAGAAGTCAATGCGGGTAAAGATTGGTTAGAAGGTGCGATTCGAGCATTTCATCGTTGTCAAGGAGCCTTTAGTTTAGTCATTGGCACTCCCAATGGGATAATGGGAGTCCGCGACCCCAACGGTATTCGTCCTCTTGTCATTGGCACTATAGAAGGGAATCCAGTCCGTTACGTTCTCGCCTCTGAAACTTGTGGCTTAGACATTATCGGTGCGGAATACCTGCGCGAAGTACAACCAGGGGAGGTTGTTTGGATTAATGAGGAAGGTTTGGCATCATTTCAATGGACTCCCAAACCCCAAAGGAAACTCTGTATTTTTGAGATGATTTATTTTGCCCGTCCCGATAGCGTCATGCATAACGAAAGCTTGTACAGCTACAGAATGCGTTTGGGACGGAGATTAGCTCAAGAATCCCTTGTTGATGCTGATTTGGTAATTGGTGTTCCTGATTCTGGTATTCCTGCTGCCATCGGCTATTCCCAAATTTCTGGTATTCCCTACGCGGAAGGGCTAATTAAAAATCGCTATGTAGGGCGTACTTTTATTCAACCCACTCAAAATATGAGGGAATCGGGTATTCGCATGAAACTCAATCCTCTAAAAGACGTGTTGTATGGCAAACGAGTTGTCATTATCGATGACTCTATTGTCAGGGGAACTACAAGCCGCAAACTGGTTAAAGCTTTGCGTGATGCGGGTGCGTTAGAAGTGCATATGCGAATTTCTTCTCCCCCTGTGACTCATCCTTGTTTTTATGGGATTGATACCGATAGTCAAGACCATTTGATTGCGGCTCGGATGTCAGTTGAAGAAATTGCCAAGCAACTTGAGGTGGATACTCTTGCTTATCTAACTTGGGATGGTATGGTGGAAGCAACAAGAGAAGACCCCGGTAGCTTTTGTTCTGCTTGCTTTACAGGAAAATATCCCGTTCCTGTTCCCGAACCGCTTAAAGGTTCTAAGTTAATCTTGGAAAAAACTTCAGTGTAG